A single window of Streptomyces sp. NBC_00464 DNA harbors:
- a CDS encoding ROK family protein, which yields MTTSAQPAPAGGSVVGLDLGGTKIAAALLGADGTVLARHSRPTPAQEGAAAVLDALAAAAAEVDPGHSAAVLGIAAAGVIDPRTGMVTSATDSLRGWAGTPLGVGLANRTGYAVACDNDVRATAGPELAALNAETEGHGSLLFAAIGTGVGGAIAVDGRMLHGAAGIAGHLGHLPSPEAAGLPCTCGATGHLEVIASGPGIAAHYERLTGAPVDRLETVAARAAQGDAHAVTAITTGAAAAGHVLGGLANAFGPDRVVVGGGVPRIGPLYEDALRAAFAGELMGPLRRLVPQDPLLGHDAAVLGAAALTTTLPLHHPGALR from the coding sequence ATGACCACCTCGGCACAGCCGGCACCGGCCGGGGGGTCCGTCGTCGGCCTCGACCTCGGCGGCACGAAGATCGCCGCCGCGCTCCTCGGGGCGGACGGCACGGTCCTGGCCCGGCACAGCCGGCCCACCCCGGCCCAGGAGGGCGCCGCGGCGGTGCTCGACGCACTCGCCGCGGCCGCCGCCGAGGTCGACCCCGGCCACAGCGCCGCGGTGCTCGGCATCGCGGCAGCCGGGGTCATCGACCCCCGTACCGGCATGGTCACCAGCGCCACCGACTCGCTGCGCGGCTGGGCGGGCACCCCGCTGGGCGTCGGCCTCGCCAACCGCACCGGATACGCGGTGGCCTGCGACAACGACGTGCGCGCGACCGCCGGACCGGAGCTCGCCGCACTGAACGCGGAAACCGAGGGCCACGGCTCGCTGCTCTTCGCCGCCATCGGCACCGGAGTCGGCGGCGCCATCGCCGTCGACGGGCGGATGCTGCACGGCGCGGCCGGTATCGCCGGTCACCTCGGCCACCTACCCAGCCCCGAGGCTGCCGGACTGCCCTGCACCTGCGGGGCCACCGGCCACCTGGAGGTCATCGCCTCCGGACCCGGAATCGCCGCCCACTACGAACGGCTGACCGGCGCCCCCGTCGACCGCCTCGAAACCGTCGCCGCGCGGGCCGCGCAGGGCGACGCCCACGCCGTCACCGCCATCACCACCGGCGCGGCCGCGGCCGGCCACGTCCTCGGCGGGCTCGCCAACGCGTTCGGCCCCGACCGGGTCGTCGTCGGCGGCGGGGTCCCACGGATCGGCCCGCTGTACGAGGACGCCCTGCGGGCCGCCTTCGCCGGGGAGCTGATGGGGCCGCTGCGCAGGCTCGTCCCGCAGGATCCGCTGCTCGGCCACGACGCGGCCGTGCTCGGCGCGGCCGCCCTCACCACCACCCTTCCCCTCCACCACCCGGGAGCTCTCCGATGA